The stretch of DNA CTAAAAATCAAGATTGAAATCAAGAATTTTTTCTTTAGGAATAAAGTCTTCATGTGCATTTAAGCCGAGATATTTAACTGTTATATCTATTAATTCTTCATCGCTTGCCATTTTTTTAATGCCTTCTTTTTTTAAAATAGAAGTCCCGCAGCTCTTAATTGCGTCTAAAGGCAACATTCCTACTATTTCAGAACCAATAATGTCAACACCATAGGCTGCGGACAGGTATTTAACCGTCTCAAAAACGTCAAAAATTGTGGTTTTTTTATAGTTTGTTAAATTCATGGAAACTTGAACACAATTATATGAAGGCATTTCCCAGCCTATCGCTTTCAGGTTTGAAAAAGCATGCTGCTTATTTTTTGAGGAAGTTCGGATTTGAGAGGCAATCTTTTGCGCAATTTTAACATCATTTGTATGTAAAGAGATATTAAAAGCTATAAGGATTTCTCTGGCACCAATACAGCTGGCCCCAAATGAAAAATGTGGCAATTCAGGCCCGAAATCCGGCTTCCAGTCTTTATGCTTCATCTTTTCTTCTAAATACCAAAAACCACCTTTACGAATATTTGAAAGTGCAATCCTTTCAGGTCTTTGGGCAGCAGATTCATAAAGATAAACAGGTATTTTAAGTTTTTCTGCTACTGTTTTACCAAACTCCTCTGCAATGGGAATCACCTCTTTTAAACTGATATTTTTTAAAGGTATAAAAGGACACACATCAACGGCACCTATGCATGGATGAGCACCGGTATGTATTCGCATGTCAATACTCTCCAACACAACTTTGTAAAAGCTCAGCATACCCTTAATTAGCATTTCCGGATTTCCAACTATGGTAAAAACAGTTCTGTTTGCGTCATATCCTGAATCAATATGCAGAAGTTGAACTCCTTTTTGCAAATCCAGTATATCAATCAATTTATGGATAACTTCCTCATTGCGACCTTCACTAATATTAGGTACACATTCTATAACCTTTTCACTACTCATTTTGTTATACTTTTAAAACTGGCATAATTATAGAGGTATATTAAATAGAATTTCATTGAAACATTTTTAAACAAATAAACGATATAATGAAATATGCAAAAATAGTTTAAGAAAATAAAGTCCTGTTCAAAAGATTATGTATTTGTAAAAACTCAATTATCTGAACAGGGATTTAATCAAAACACAAAGTTATGAATCAGCAATTAACAAATCAAAGAATCTTCCCATTAGGAATAATCCTTTTCGAAAAGGAGCAATCGTATCTGCATATTTTTGAACCAAAATATTTGCAGTTAATTAAAGATGCCCTCAACAGTGATTATACTTTTGCTATTCCCTATGTAGAAGATGGTGTTTTGACTGAAGTAGCCTCTTTGGTAAAGGTTAAGCAAATTGTTAAAAGATATCCTAACGGAACTTTTGATATAGCTATAGAAGGTCTGGGCAACTATTTTATGGACATGATTCATAGTGGAGATAAACTTTATGAAACTGCAGATATAAGCCGAATAAATACGGATACCATTTCCGGTATAACATTGACTACTCTTTTTCAGATGTTTATGGAAAAAAAGGAAAACATCGAAATGGATGATGAAAGGTTTAAACTGAGCTATATCGCTTCTCGTTTGCCACTTAATGTGCAGGAACGCTTTAACTTTCTGAATACTCCCAGAGTGACAAGTAAGCAAAAATTTCTAATTACTCAGATACGTTTTCAACTATTTATTTCTGAAATTGAATGCAGAATGGAGTATAATTTTTCCCTTAACTAATTTAGATACACTTAATAATTTTATAAATTATTACAGCTAAAGTTTGTAATGCTTTTATAACTTATTATTTTTGAATGTTCAAAATGTTCTCGTGTTTAGATTTTAAAATAACAGGCTTTTGAATATTAATTTTTTAAATTAGCACTTATGAAATACACTATAGAGAAAAATGAGAAATATACCATGTTCAGATTGGACGATGACAAACTGAACAATATAAATGCACCTAAGTTGAAGTCAGAGCTTGTAATTTTAAATGCCGGTGGCGTTAAAAACATTATTCTGGACATGAAAGATGTATCATTTGTAGATTCATCAGGCTTAAGCGCAATTTTAATTGGTAATCGTTTATGCAAAAATGCGAACGGAACCTTTGTCGTCACTAACTTAACCGAGTATGTGCATAAACTTGTAAAAATAAGTCAATTAGACTCTATCCTATCAATTATCCCTTCTAATGAAGAGGCAGTTGAATATGTAATGATGGAAGAGTTGGAAAGAGACTTGAAAAAAGATAATGAGTAAAAATGATTTTGAAGTTTTTATTTTAGGCTCAAATTCAGCATTACCGGTTAGTGGAAAGTATCCTACTGCACAGTTACTTAAAATTCATCACGACTATATACTTTTAGATTGTGGCGAAGGTACACAATTCAGACTCAACGATTTTAAACTTTCCAAAAGTAAAATCAATCACATATTCATTTCACATTTGCATGGAGATCATTTCTTTGGTTTGCCCGGATTATTGACCAGCTACAGGCTTTCCGGCAGAACTAAACCTTTACATATCTATAGCCATGAAGGCTTGGAAATGTTAATGCAAACCTTAATTAATCATAAAGAAGGTTTGACCTATGAAGTTTTTTACCATGAATTAAAAGAAGGCGAAGAAAAGATTTTGCTGGAAACAGAGTCTTACTCAGTTGAATCTGTTAAAATGATTCACAGAATTCCTTGCTTTGGATTTATCTTTAGAGAAAAGGAACATAAACGAAAAATTTTAAAAGAAAAAATAGAGCCTTTAAATCTATCACCTGAGGTGTTTCCAAAATTACAAAGTGGACAGGATGTAACTTTAGAAGATGGAAAAACTCTGTTGAATAAAGATTATACCTTCCCTCCGGAACCTTCCAGAGCTTATGCTTTTTTAGGCGATACAAGATATAACGAAGATGTTATTCCTAAGATTAAAGATGTGGATTTGCTCTATCATGAAACGACTTTTGCAGAAAGTGATGAAAAAATAGCCTTTGAAAGATATCATTCTACAAATTTTCAAGCGGCAGAAATTGCAAAAAAAGCAAGGGTTAAAAAGCTATTAATCGGGCATATATCAACCCGTTACAAGGATATAGAGTCTTTTGTAAATAATACTAAGCAATGGTTTTCAAATACAGCTTTTGCAGAAGAAGGGAAGTGGTTTAAAATCGGTTAGTTCAGGTTTTAACATAAATGAAATACATTAAGATAGCTGACGTTTGTTTTAGTTAGAGTAATCAATTTGAAGGATTTTATTTAAACAATATACTTTTATCCTGCTGTTTTGCTAATTTTAAGCCTGACAGTCCTCATTTAAAAGCTTGAATTGTATTCTACCAAAGAAATATTCGCGTTTCTATTTTTTAGCTTTTTGTTTATAAGCTCTAAGTCATTGTTTGCAAATGATGAAAGGCCTATAAGCAATCTTAGACAATATACTATTCCTTTTTCAGCAGATACAATCAAATTAGATACTTTAAGTATTTTACCTCAATCATTGGAAATCAGATTGAGTGAAAACAACGAACTGGTCCCTGAGAATCAATACCTGGTTGATTATGTTAATTCTTATCTTTTATTTTATCAAAATGTAACAGCTACGGATAGTTTGGTTGTTCGTTACAGAGTTTTTCCGGTAGATTTTTCTGAAGAATTTTACAAAAAAGATATAGAGCTGATTGAACAGGAAGATATTCTTATCAATCCTTTCAGATATGAGCCTCAGTCATTTGCCTCCGGGGGAGCTTTAGATTTTGGGAATATAGATTATTCAGGAAGTATCTCAAGAGGTTTATCTTTTGGAAATCAGCAGGATGTTGTGTTAAATTCCAGTTTAAACCTTCAGTTAAGAGGTATGATAACGGAGGATGTGGAAGTCTTAGCTGTTATTTCAGATAACAATATTCCCATACAACCTGAGGGGAATACACAACAATTGCAGGAATTTGACAGGGTGTATATACAGGTGCAATCAGCTAATCACAGATTGATAGCGGGAGATTATGATTTAAATAAAGAGGCTGATTTTTTCATGAGTTTCAGAAAGCGGTTGCAGGGAGCCAGCTACAAAGGAAATTGGGAGCTCCCGGCTAATCAGAGTTTGCAAACCGGATTGAGTTTTGCTGTTGCAAAGGGGCAATTTGCCAGAAACCGGCTGCCTGTTTCAGAAGGAAATCAGGGTCCCTACAGGTTAACGGGTAATAACGGAGAAACCTTTCTAATTGTACTTGCAGGTTCTGAAAGAGTGTTTATTGATGAGCAATTAATGACAAGAGGGGCAGACAGAGACTACGTTATTGATTATAATTTGGGAGAAATAACATTTACACCCAACCGAATGATAACCAAAGACTCCCGTGTTGAAGTTGAATTTGAATATTCCGATAGAAGTTACTTCCGCTCAATGGTGCATGCAGAAGCTGTTTATGAAGTTTCTCCCTCTGTTACTTTTGATTTTAACTTTTATAATGAACAGGATAATAAAAATCAGCCGGTCGTTCAGCAGCTGAATGAAGAACAGATTGAGTTTTTAGAACAATCGGGAGATGAAGTTGAACAGATTTTATTTCCGGGGGTGAGGCAAGAGGAATTTGATGCCGATCGAATAATGTATAAGCAGGTAGATACCGTAATTAACGGAGTTTTTTATGACTCCGTATATGTATATTCTACAAACAGCGATAGCGCAAATTATATTTTAACCTTTGCCTTCGTAGGGCAGGGAAACGGAAATTATGTTCCGGCACAAACTACGGCAAATGGGCGTGTTTATCAATGGGTGGCTCCCCAAAACGGCCAATTGAACGGAAGGTATGAGCCTGTAATAGTTTTAGCTCCACCGGAAAAAAGACAAATGGTAACAGTAGGTATGAACTGGAATCCGGATGACAGAACTAAAATGCGAACGGAATTGGCATACAGCGAATTTGATAGAAATACTTTCTCTGACCTGGACCAGGGGAATAATCAGGGGGTCGCTGCCAAAACTGCATGGAGCAGAGTTTTTAACCCTTTTCAAAATGATTCTATTTATATTAATACCACAATAGATTACGAATTTGCCAACAGAAATTTTAATCCCATAGAACGATACAGGCCGGTAGATTTTGATAGAAACTGGAACTATGTTTATAATGACAGCAACAGAGATGAGCATTTATTAAATGCAGAACTTGAAATTGGTAAAAAAACAAAAGGGTATTTCAGATATGGTTTTTCAAGTTTGTTTGTTGATGAATTGTATTCAGGATATGAAAACAGAATGCGCTCATTTGTTAATTTGGCTGGTTTTAATATCAGACCATCAATACGCTATTTGCAGTCTGAAGCAGGGGAGGAGGAAATTACTTTTTTTCGTCCGGGAATAGAAATAGACAGAAAGTTACCATTTACCAGAGGTTGGAAAGCCGGAGGAAATTATAATTACGAAGAAAATGTTTTGAGAAAAAGTTCTGATTCTCTTAGTTTAGCCAGCTTTAGGTTTTATACCTGGGGGGTATTTATAGAATCTCCTGACACAGCAGATGTTCAAACCCGCTTATCATATAAAGAGCGCACAGATTATTTACCGGATGATACTGATTTTAAATTTGAATCTACAGGCAGGAATATTCAATGGACAGGAGATGCACTATTTTTGAGAAACCATAATCTAAAATGGAATTTTACTTACAGATGGTTAGAAACAGCGGAATCAATAGATAATAGTGAAGAAGAAAGCAGATATTATCTTGGGCGGCTTGAGTATAATTTTTCATTCTTAAGAAATGTATTTAGAACCGGTTTGTTTTATGAATTAGGTTCCGGAAGGGAACAAAGAAGAGAGTTTACATATGTTGAAGTGCCGGATGGAAGAGGAAATTATATTTGGACAGATTATAATGACAATGGTATTAAAGAGTTGGATGAATTTGAACCGGCACCTCCCGGATTTGAAGATGAGGCGGTTTATATCAGAGTTTTCACTCCCACCAATGAGTTTGATGAAGTAAATATGACGGTTTTTAATGCGTCTCAAAACATAGACCCCGCAGCTGTATGGGCAACAGAAACCGGATTAAAGAGGTTTGTCAGCCGTTTTTCTACTCAATCAAATGTTCAAATTAACAGAAAGATTTTTGCCGGATCTACCAACACACCATTTAACCCTTTTAACCTTTCCGTAGATGACATAGCATTGGTTTCAGTTAATTCAACTATTCGGAATACCTTATTCATTAATCGTACCGGCAGAACATTTAATGCAGACTACTCTTATTCAGATAATAGAAACCGTTCTATATTGTTAAATGGCTTTGAATTAAGAACATTGGAAGAGCATTCATTGCAAAATCGTTTAAATTTAAGTCGTCAGTTTCAGTTAAATCTTAGATTGATACATTCCTTAAATATAAATGATTCAGAAGCTTTTGCAGACAGAGTTTACAGAATAAGAAATAATGAGGTTCAACCCAGAATCACTTATTTGCCAACCACAAATTTGCGTTTTAATTTATCCTATTTATTCTTTATTAAAAACAATGAAGTGGAGGGGCAGGAAGAAGCAATTCAACATCAGGGTAAGATAGAAGCAAGGTTTAGCAGAGCTGCCAGAAGTACGGTCAATCTATCCTTTTCTTATTCCCGTGTAGAGTATGATTTTTCTGCAAATACTCCGGTAGCTTTTGCCATGCTGCAAGGTTTACAGCCGGGAAACAATTATCAGTGGGTAATTGGCTACGACCAGAACATAGCTAATAATGTGCAATTAAGCCTTTCGTACGAAGGCAGGAAGACCGGCGAAGCAGATATGGTACATATTGGACGAGCTCAGGTAAGAGCACTTTTTTAAAGTTCTAAAAAGGTGCATCATCATCCATCGGAGGGAAGTTGGTTCCCGACTCAGGATTTTCATTACCCATATTTCTTTTTGATGGCATCACTTTAAAAGGTTCAGTCACATAAGGTGCCGGTTCAGAAAGAAAAGGGTCTTCGTCTAAATTAGCAAATTTTGCATATTGATCAATAAATCTGACTTTGATGTTTTCCAAACTTCCATTTCTGTGTTTAGCAACCATAATCTCAGCTATTCCTTTGTTTGAATTGCCATCTTCATCCTGATGAAGTCCATAATATTCAGGTCTGTATAAGAATATAACAAGGTCAGCATCCTGCTCAATTGCTCCGGATTCTCTCAAGTCGGATAATTGAGGTCTTTTGTCGCCTCCTCTTGATTCTACCGCACGACTTAACTGCGATAAAGCTATCACCGGGATATTAAGTTCTTTTGCCAGTCCTTTTAAAGCTCTGGAAATTTGACTAATTTCTTGTTCTCTGTTACCGGATTTATTATCTCCACCACCTGTCATCAACTGTAAATAATCTATTACGACCATATCGATATTCTGGTGTGCCTTCATACGACGACATTTTGCCCTCAGCTGATAAATGCTTATTGCAGGTGTGTCATCTATAAAAATCTGAGCTTTGTTTAACTGTTCTGATTTAATGGTTAATTGCGCCCATTCATTTTTTTCCAGATTTCCTTTTCTTAATTTTTCTGAAGGAATTTCAGCTTCAGAGGAGATAAGTCTTTTTGTTAACTGCACCGAGGACATTTCTAAAGAAAATAGTGCTACGGCTTTATTGTAGGTGACTGCTGCATTTCGGGCAACGCTCAGTGCAAATGAGGTTTTACCCATACCGGGTCTGGCAGCTATAATTATCAAATCTGATTTCTGAAAACCTGCTGTCACATTATCAAATTGAGCAAAACCGGTAGGCACTCCGGTAATTTCATCTGATTTACTAAGCTCTTCAATTTCTTTTATAGCTTCATTTACCAGACTGTTCATATCAAAAAAGTCTTTTCCAATGCCGTCATTTGCAATTTCAAACAACTTTTTTTCAGCTAAATCAAGTAAGTCAAAAGCATCTACGCCTTCCTCATAACCTTCTTTAACCAATTCCATGCAGGTATTTATCAGTTTTCTTAATAAATACTTTTCCTGCACTATTCTTGCGTGTGATTCTATGTGAGCGGTTGAACCTATTCTTTCAGATAGCTGTGTTATGTAATAAACCCCACCGACTTCTTCAATTTTACCCATTTTTCGGATTCGGTCTACTACGGTTAAAATGTCCACTGCTTTAGAATTTCCGTCTAAATATTCAATGGCTTCGTAAATGTATTGGTGAGCCGGTTCGTAAAAACTATCTTTAGTTAAAATTTCAAAGGCAGGTGGAAGCGCCGCTTTATCTAAAAGCATAGCACCTAAAACAATTTTTTCGGCATCAACGGCTTGAGGAGGTTTTTTCCCCAAAGTGAAACTATTGTCATGTATTAAATCAGTAAGTTTTTTTCCTTTACTCTGAAATTTTTCTTTTTTAGCCGAGATGTCTTTTTCCATTATTTTGTGTAATTACTATTTGATGTAAAAATAGATTGAAAATCAGTTTTAAAATAAAAAATGTCGAAAGAACTTTCAACAATTTTGAGGAAGATTTCAACTTTGATGTTAATTAGTCTTTAAAGTCAATTAGCTATTGGGTTTTAAAATAAAAAAAATCCGGGCATAGATTTTATACCCGGATTATATTAAAGATTAAAAATAATTTATTTATCTAAAAAAGGATAACGATAATCTTTAGCAGGAACAAAAGTTTCTTTAATTGTTCTTGCAGAAGTCCAGCGAAGTAAATTCATTAATGCTCCGGCCTTATCATTTGTTCCGGATGCTCTTCCACCTCCAAAAGGTTGTTGGCCGACCACGGCTCCCGTTGGTTTATCATTAATGTAAAAATTACCGGCGCTGTGTCTCAACATTTTCACAGCCTTGTCAATAGCATATCTGTCTTTAGAAAAGACAGCTCCTGTAAGTGCATAAGGAGAAGTATTATCAACTAATTCTAAGGTTTCTTCATACTTATCATCCTCGTAAACATAAATGGTCAGTACAGGTCCAAAAATTTCTTCAACCATAGTTGTATAAGAAGCATCTTTGGTTAAAAGAATGGTTGGCTCTATAAAGTAACCCTTAGATTTATCATAGTTTCCACCGGCAATGATTTCACAACCATCTTTTTTTGCCCGGTCAATATAAGCAGCTATTTTATCAAAAGACTTTTCATCAATAACAGCATTGATAAAATTGGAAAAGTCCTCGGGAGGACCCATCTTAAAATCTTTTAAATCATTTTGTATATTCTTTTTGACTGCCGGCCATAAGCTTTCAGGTATGTAACATCTGGAAGCCGCAGAACACTTTTGTCCCTGAAATTCAAAAGCTCCACGGGTCATTGCAGTAGATAATGCTTTAACATCAGAGCTGGGGTGTGCAATGATAAAATCTTTACCACCGGTCTCACCCACAATTCTCGGATAGCTTTTATATTTATGAATATTATTTCCGATAATTTTCCACATATTTTGAAAAACTCCGGTTGAACCGGTGAAATGAAGTCCGGCAAATTCTGAGTGATTGAAAATAATATCTCCGGTTTCAGGTCCGGGTGTATAAATAAGATTAATTACACCATCCGGAAGTCCGGCTTCTCTAAGAATTTCCATAACTACCCATGCAGAATAAATCTGACTAAATGCAGGCTTCCATACAACTGTATTGCCCATCATAGCAGGAGCAGAAGGTAAGTTGCCGGCTATAGAAGTGAAATTAAAAGGCGTAATTGCAAAAATAAAGCCCTCTAAAGCTCTGTGTTCCATTCTGTTCCAAATACCATCTGAAGATTGCGGTTGTTCATTATAAATCTGATAGACATATTCACAATTAAACTTCCAAAAATCGACTAATTCACATACGGCATCTATTTCGGATTGA from Chitinophagaceae bacterium encodes:
- a CDS encoding anti-sigma factor antagonist, with translation MKYTIEKNEKYTMFRLDDDKLNNINAPKLKSELVILNAGGVKNIILDMKDVSFVDSSGLSAILIGNRLCKNANGTFVVTNLTEYVHKLVKISQLDSILSIIPSNEEAVEYVMMEELERDLKKDNE
- the pruA gene encoding L-glutamate gamma-semialdehyde dehydrogenase, with translation MSNAIFQPPIAINEPVLSYAPGTSEREELKKALETLRSKEIEIPMFIDGKEVFTDKRVSMHPPHDLSHNLGNFSAGDKQHVNQAIEASLKAKKEWENLSWENRLSIFMKAADLLAGPYRAKMNAATMLCQSKNPFQSEIDAVCELVDFWKFNCEYVYQIYNEQPQSSDGIWNRMEHRALEGFIFAITPFNFTSIAGNLPSAPAMMGNTVVWKPAFSQIYSAWVVMEILREAGLPDGVINLIYTPGPETGDIIFNHSEFAGLHFTGSTGVFQNMWKIIGNNIHKYKSYPRIVGETGGKDFIIAHPSSDVKALSTAMTRGAFEFQGQKCSAASRCYIPESLWPAVKKNIQNDLKDFKMGPPEDFSNFINAVIDEKSFDKIAAYIDRAKKDGCEIIAGGNYDKSKGYFIEPTILLTKDASYTTMVEEIFGPVLTIYVYEDDKYEETLELVDNTSPYALTGAVFSKDRYAIDKAVKMLRHSAGNFYINDKPTGAVVGQQPFGGGRASGTNDKAGALMNLLRWTSARTIKETFVPAKDYRYPFLDK
- the dnaB gene encoding replicative DNA helicase, coding for MEKDISAKKEKFQSKGKKLTDLIHDNSFTLGKKPPQAVDAEKIVLGAMLLDKAALPPAFEILTKDSFYEPAHQYIYEAIEYLDGNSKAVDILTVVDRIRKMGKIEEVGGVYYITQLSERIGSTAHIESHARIVQEKYLLRKLINTCMELVKEGYEEGVDAFDLLDLAEKKLFEIANDGIGKDFFDMNSLVNEAIKEIEELSKSDEITGVPTGFAQFDNVTAGFQKSDLIIIAARPGMGKTSFALSVARNAAVTYNKAVALFSLEMSSVQLTKRLISSEAEIPSEKLRKGNLEKNEWAQLTIKSEQLNKAQIFIDDTPAISIYQLRAKCRRMKAHQNIDMVVIDYLQLMTGGGDNKSGNREQEISQISRALKGLAKELNIPVIALSQLSRAVESRGGDKRPQLSDLRESGAIEQDADLVIFLYRPEYYGLHQDEDGNSNKGIAEIMVAKHRNGSLENIKVRFIDQYAKFANLDEDPFLSEPAPYVTEPFKVMPSKRNMGNENPESGTNFPPMDDDAPF
- a CDS encoding ribonuclease Z codes for the protein MSKNDFEVFILGSNSALPVSGKYPTAQLLKIHHDYILLDCGEGTQFRLNDFKLSKSKINHIFISHLHGDHFFGLPGLLTSYRLSGRTKPLHIYSHEGLEMLMQTLINHKEGLTYEVFYHELKEGEEKILLETESYSVESVKMIHRIPCFGFIFREKEHKRKILKEKIEPLNLSPEVFPKLQSGQDVTLEDGKTLLNKDYTFPPEPSRAYAFLGDTRYNEDVIPKIKDVDLLYHETTFAESDEKIAFERYHSTNFQAAEIAKKARVKKLLIGHISTRYKDIESFVNNTKQWFSNTAFAEEGKWFKIG
- the ftcD gene encoding glutamate formimidoyltransferase; protein product: MSSEKVIECVPNISEGRNEEVIHKLIDILDLQKGVQLLHIDSGYDANRTVFTIVGNPEMLIKGMLSFYKVVLESIDMRIHTGAHPCIGAVDVCPFIPLKNISLKEVIPIAEEFGKTVAEKLKIPVYLYESAAQRPERIALSNIRKGGFWYLEEKMKHKDWKPDFGPELPHFSFGASCIGAREILIAFNISLHTNDVKIAQKIASQIRTSSKNKQHAFSNLKAIGWEMPSYNCVQVSMNLTNYKKTTIFDVFETVKYLSAAYGVDIIGSEIVGMLPLDAIKSCGTSILKKEGIKKMASDEELIDITVKYLGLNAHEDFIPKEKILDFNLDF